The Chelatococcus sp. HY11 genome includes a window with the following:
- a CDS encoding zinc-binding alcohol dehydrogenase family protein, which translates to MKALSIDQPGVLSYTELPWRPAGSGEICIRTAYIGYCGSDLNSFRGKNPLVKYPRVPGHEISGVIETIGADVPDQFRVGQHVCVLPYFNCGLCNACRMGRPNACKHNETLGVQREGALTEFIVVPHGKVIPVDGLALRDLALIEPLAVGFHAVRRAEVMEGERVVVLGCGVIGLGAVLGAVTRGARVIAVDLAGAKLAQAKALGAEDGVDASKVDVAAAIRELTGDDGPQVVIEAVGAEQTFTQAIDIVGSCGRVVYVGYAKNPVTYETRFFLMKEIDIRGSRGAQRLDFENVITAMKQRPEIGDLVISRVAPFAEAADAMRAWDADPGGFTKILVDVRGAEDGPA; encoded by the coding sequence ATGAAAGCGCTCTCCATCGATCAGCCCGGCGTGCTGTCCTATACGGAGCTGCCCTGGCGGCCCGCCGGAAGTGGCGAGATCTGTATTCGAACAGCGTACATCGGCTATTGCGGATCTGACCTGAACAGTTTCCGTGGAAAGAACCCGCTGGTCAAATATCCTCGTGTTCCGGGGCATGAGATATCCGGCGTCATCGAGACGATTGGGGCTGATGTTCCCGACCAGTTCCGGGTCGGTCAGCATGTTTGCGTTCTGCCCTACTTCAATTGTGGCCTTTGCAATGCATGCCGCATGGGTCGGCCCAACGCATGCAAGCACAATGAGACGCTCGGTGTGCAACGGGAAGGCGCGCTGACCGAGTTCATCGTTGTGCCGCATGGCAAGGTTATTCCCGTTGACGGATTGGCGCTGCGTGATCTTGCCTTGATCGAACCGCTGGCGGTTGGCTTTCATGCCGTGCGCCGGGCCGAGGTGATGGAGGGGGAGCGGGTTGTGGTGCTTGGCTGCGGTGTCATCGGTCTTGGCGCCGTACTTGGCGCCGTGACCCGGGGGGCGCGGGTCATCGCTGTTGATCTCGCCGGTGCCAAGCTCGCGCAGGCGAAAGCCTTGGGCGCCGAAGATGGCGTCGATGCCTCCAAGGTCGATGTGGCTGCGGCCATACGCGAACTCACGGGGGATGATGGCCCGCAAGTCGTTATCGAGGCCGTGGGAGCGGAGCAGACCTTCACGCAAGCGATCGATATCGTCGGTTCGTGCGGGCGCGTCGTCTATGTCGGTTATGCGAAGAATCCGGTGACTTACGAGACCCGCTTCTTCCTGATGAAGGAGATCGATATCAGAGGGTCGCGTGGCGCCCAACGCCTCGATTTCGAGAATGTCATTACCGCCATGAAACAACGCCCCGAAATCGGTGATCTCGTTATTTCCCGCGTGGCGCCCTTTGCCGAGGCCGCGGATGCGATGCGCGCGTGGGATGCCGATCCCGGCGGTTTCACGAAGATCCTCGTGGATGTTCGCGGTGCGGAGGATGGCCCGGCTTAA
- a CDS encoding alanyl-tRNA editing protein, whose translation MKTQLLFRDDAYLRETTARVIAVDDVGLQLDQTIFYVQGGGQPGDRGTMTLADGTSLTVLNAVYGADRSVVLHQIGEGARRPEVGESVSLALDWPIRYARMRAHTALHLLSVILPYPVTGGSVGDGEGRLDFDIPEATLDKDRLSEELTAMAAQDAAVSERWITNDELLANPSLVKTMSVKPPMGTGRVRLVEIAGLDLQPCGGTHVRRTGEIGSVAVTGIEKKGKQNRRVRIAIA comes from the coding sequence ATGAAAACGCAGCTTCTCTTTCGTGACGATGCTTATCTCCGCGAGACCACGGCACGCGTGATTGCGGTCGATGACGTCGGCTTACAACTCGATCAGACCATTTTTTATGTCCAGGGCGGCGGCCAGCCCGGTGATCGTGGCACGATGACCTTGGCGGACGGCACCAGTCTCACCGTCTTGAACGCTGTCTACGGCGCCGATCGCTCCGTTGTTCTGCATCAGATCGGGGAGGGCGCCCGCAGGCCGGAGGTTGGGGAAAGCGTATCGCTCGCGCTCGACTGGCCCATTCGCTACGCACGCATGCGCGCTCATACGGCACTTCATCTCCTCTCGGTCATCCTGCCTTATCCCGTGACGGGTGGGTCAGTGGGCGATGGCGAAGGGCGGCTCGACTTCGACATCCCCGAGGCCACGCTCGACAAGGATCGTCTCAGCGAGGAACTCACGGCCATGGCGGCACAGGACGCTGCCGTCAGTGAGCGCTGGATCACCAACGATGAACTTCTCGCCAATCCCTCGCTCGTCAAGACGATGTCGGTCAAGCCGCCGATGGGGACGGGCCGGGTCCGGCTCGTCGAAATCGCGGGCCTCGATCTGCAGCCATGCGGGGGCACCCATGTGCGGCGCACCGGCGAAATCGGCAGCGTCGCCGTGACCGGCATCGAGAAAAAAGGCAAACAAAATCGCCGCGTCCGGATCGCGATCGCCTGA
- a CDS encoding SDR family oxidoreductase, translated as MRLPADETLKDVFGLAGHHALITGGSSGLGLDIARCFLSAGARVTITGTDAAKLDQAVAELGENAAGFVCDVTKLDEANDFAGLVQDKRGAVSILVNNAGRTVKQPLEVMTSEEFQDVLNIHVSGAFACSRAFVKQIEASGNGSILFTASMSSFLGIPNVIGYSAAKAAHVGMVRALATELAPRGVRVNGVAPGWIDTPLFRKATSSDPARRAKIDGRIPMKRLGSGADIGWAMTYLASRAAGYVTGHILVVDGGALHGF; from the coding sequence ATGCGGCTGCCGGCAGATGAAACACTGAAAGATGTCTTTGGGCTGGCCGGCCATCACGCCCTGATAACCGGGGGAAGCAGCGGGCTCGGCCTCGACATCGCGCGTTGTTTTCTCTCTGCCGGCGCGCGGGTGACAATTACGGGAACAGACGCAGCAAAGCTCGATCAGGCGGTCGCGGAATTGGGAGAAAACGCGGCGGGCTTCGTCTGCGATGTCACCAAACTCGACGAGGCGAATGATTTCGCAGGGCTGGTGCAGGACAAGCGCGGCGCGGTTTCAATTTTGGTCAACAATGCTGGACGAACCGTCAAGCAACCGCTCGAGGTGATGACGTCGGAAGAGTTTCAGGACGTCCTGAATATTCATGTCTCAGGCGCTTTTGCCTGTTCGCGGGCATTCGTCAAACAGATCGAGGCGAGCGGCAACGGCTCGATCCTATTTACAGCATCGATGAGCTCGTTTCTTGGCATTCCGAATGTCATCGGCTATTCCGCCGCGAAGGCCGCGCATGTGGGGATGGTACGCGCGTTGGCCACCGAGCTCGCGCCGCGCGGGGTGCGTGTCAATGGCGTCGCCCCCGGATGGATCGATACGCCGCTTTTTCGCAAGGCGACATCGAGCGACCCGGCGCGGCGCGCCAAGATCGATGGGCGTATTCCCATGAAAAGGCTTGGGAGCGGTGCGGATATCGGCTGGGCGATGACCTATCTCGCATCGCGCGCGGCTGGCTATGTCACGGGCCATATTCTGGTGGTCGATGGTGGCGCGCTGCACGGCTTCTGA
- a CDS encoding mandelate racemase/muconate lactonizing enzyme family protein yields the protein MSVYPLAATFARQYGGLANVPPEILAPASHFRRIPRTGQYATLVKVTADNGLSGWGEGFGLPYPLAAASLVENVIAPVVIGQDVGEPARMLGDLATYFRALGHTRGPAIEALAAVDIALWDLIAKSAGQPLATRLGGSPGPVETYVSPVALLPTPDASAAAARALIAQGYHAVKLKIGRGIGVDLDHISAVREALGRHQLMLDANCAYGLRDAITLAEGLKDLNIAWLEEPIPPDDPAALAAVRRASPVPIAAGENEFTLPAFEMLAKAGAVDILQPNITRAGGVSGLMAIGELCAREGLKLAPHGVGTSVGVSAALHVCRALPAAWCYEANRLPNVLRDELPLVPLSLADGNLVARDAPGHGGDPNVDMLDGFLLSQTDAPRVPA from the coding sequence ATGAGTGTTTATCCCTTGGCTGCAACATTTGCGCGCCAGTATGGCGGGCTTGCCAATGTGCCGCCCGAAATCCTGGCGCCAGCGAGCCATTTTCGCCGTATCCCACGGACCGGCCAGTATGCGACGCTCGTCAAGGTGACGGCGGACAATGGCCTGAGCGGCTGGGGGGAGGGCTTTGGCCTCCCCTATCCGCTTGCGGCGGCGAGCCTTGTCGAGAATGTCATCGCGCCGGTCGTCATCGGGCAGGATGTCGGTGAGCCAGCCCGCATGCTGGGGGATCTCGCGACCTATTTCCGGGCCCTTGGCCATACCCGGGGGCCGGCGATCGAGGCGCTCGCGGCGGTCGATATCGCCTTGTGGGATTTGATTGCCAAGAGTGCCGGCCAGCCGCTCGCGACGCGCCTCGGCGGGTCGCCCGGGCCGGTCGAGACCTATGTCAGCCCCGTTGCGCTCTTGCCGACACCTGACGCTTCCGCCGCGGCGGCGCGAGCTCTCATCGCGCAGGGCTATCACGCCGTGAAGCTGAAGATCGGCAGGGGCATCGGCGTGGACCTCGATCATATCTCGGCCGTGCGCGAGGCGCTTGGCCGGCATCAGCTCATGCTCGATGCCAACTGCGCCTATGGCTTGAGAGACGCCATCACCCTCGCGGAGGGGCTGAAGGATCTCAATATCGCCTGGCTGGAAGAGCCTATTCCGCCGGACGATCCGGCGGCGCTCGCCGCGGTGCGGCGGGCCTCGCCGGTGCCGATCGCCGCAGGCGAGAACGAATTCACTTTGCCGGCTTTCGAAATGCTTGCAAAGGCTGGGGCCGTTGACATCCTGCAGCCCAATATCACGCGTGCTGGCGGCGTCAGCGGTCTCATGGCAATCGGCGAGCTCTGTGCACGCGAGGGGCTGAAGCTCGCGCCCCATGGTGTCGGCACGAGTGTCGGCGTGTCCGCGGCGCTGCATGTGTGCCGCGCCTTGCCGGCGGCCTGGTGCTACGAGGCGAACCGCCTGCCGAATGTCTTGCGGGATGAGCTGCCGCTGGTGCCGCTGTCCCTGGCGGATGGAAATCTCGTGGCGCGCGATGCCCCGGGGCACGGTGGCGATCCGAATGTCGATATGCTGGATGGCTTCCTGCTTTCACAAACCGACGCGCCGAGGGTGCCGGCATGA